tataagatttaaatttaaaattttgaattttaattttaattaatctattttttgtaaatttgtatttaaattaaaaaaacaataaatctattttgatgtgtttgttttatttttttaaattaacgtaataaaaaggttgaatgaaagactaatttaaaagatacctaattaaattttaaatatatatgacCCCTTGAAACCTAAAAAGAATATATAACCCCTTAcgtataataaaaaaagatatgtgACCTTTTTTGATATagctttttataattaatatcccatgatattgaaaagaaaattatatatagagtgacATTATCAACAAATAGAAGTGGAATTATCACTTCTCATATTTTCAATCTgtaacttatttttcaaaaaaattgatttatttttagatGGTTTTTAATGcgatcattttttaaaataatttaaaaattaattaaacatacaatatatgtatttataattaaatacataataattgaattttaatatatacataatattgtttatatactaaatataaattttcacTCAAATTCTTGATGGCAAGATACCATATTCTCATAACTTCTAATTTAATCGAAAATAAAATCACAGTTAATCACACTTAGTTCTTTCTATACATTACTattagtaataatttttttctcaatttttaattatttgttttatttttcttaattcaaaaatttatttctgtATTAACTCCACCAACCTAGCTAACAAATCTAATTCATGTTGCTAGCTAAATAAAACTGTAATTATACAAAAAATCTACAATTATGATTAGTAACTTAAATAaactatataaataattaagaataaaaatagagataaaatactaaattagattaaaatatcaaataaaccGATTAGTAACTTTTACGAATATTATAAAATGAAGTTTTTATAATAACCAATGTTCCCAGTCTAGGGTGGAAGGCAGAGTTTGTCCACTGCAACACCTCTTGATGCCATGTTAGCTGCAATATAGGAGAAAGAAACTCAAGTCGgaaaataaagtatattttattgGCTACATTATGCATAGTAGCatagtaataaaaaatttagtccgGCTGAGGGATTTGTCTTATGAGTTGGAGATATATTCGATTTCCATTTTCCcttctctgctacatgtaatcaattggttcttaactttatttttctttttattggtgTTCTGAATTATAGAAAAACCAGCAAGTTTAGAATAATCTTTGTACAAATTTTCAACTTCTTTAAGCGTGTTAAAAGTCATCCCAACTTTTGGCATAAACTGCTCATTAACATCACATAGAAACTGAAAATACACTGAAAGCATCTTCAAAATAAACcaatttataatttcaaatacacTAAAACTGGGAACGAAATagattcatcaaaataataattcagaTTTAGAACTCTTACATTAtagtcaaattcaaaccatcaaccatgaacaattttcacaaataaaaacaaaattatacaaCTATAGAATCATCAACTGCTAACGAACTACATTAACTAGATTCGAATTACACCTCAGCCATTTGATttgattcaaaacaataatcgaATTAGCCCTAATTCAATTGACAATCTAAACTTGAAAATACACCGAAAGCATTTCCAAAATAAACCAAATTATAATTCCAAATGCACCAAAACTGGGAACGAAACagattcatcaaaataataattcagaTTCAAGACTCCTACATTACATTCAACTTTAAACTATCAACCATGAACAACAATTTTtacaaacaaaaccaaaattatttaactacaaattcataaactactaacaaaTTACATTAATTAGATTCGAATCACACCTTAGCCACTTGATtcgattcaaaacaataatccaATTCGCCTGGTTTAATTGACAGTCTGAACTTgaatcatttattgttttcgAAAACAGAATACCTCCTCAGATAAAACAACATTGATCTTGAACGAAGAGAACGCATAGAAGAAATAAGAGAACGTAGAGAACGCAAAAAATGCTgagaaaattcgaaaaagaaaacaaaatccgCATGAAGAAAGCAGTTATATATATTCATACGTTAAGTCAAAAGTTTGTTAGAGGTATTGGTGCGTGGAGGGGAATTAGGTTAAAGCTACTTGGTTGGACTTGGTTGGTGAAATGACTTGAATGTAGAGattaattgttaaaaattattttgaaatttatattcTGGTGTTAGCGAAATCCAAAGACAGTAATAGATAAACCTAAACGAGAAGAATAcaaatatataagaaaaaaggGTAGAAACAATAGAAGCGATAACAGAAGagcaaaacaacaacaacaacaacaacaacaacaacaaagccttgtcccactaagtggggtcggctacatgaatcaaacgacgccattgtgctctgtcatgtatcatgtctacagagagaccgtttacatgtagatctcgtttgaccacctcatggatggtcttcttaggtcttcctctgcctttcgccctttgtccatcttccatctcatccaccttcctgactggatgttctatcggtcttcttctcacatgtccaaaccacctgagacgcgattcaaccatcttttccacaatgggtgctactccaactctctcccttatatcttcattccttattttatccaatcgcgtatgaccactcatccatctcaacatcttcatctctgccacactcagcttatgttcgtgctctcctttagccgcccaacactccgtaccatacagcatagccggtcttatagcggtgcgatagaatttacctttaagttttaaaggcacttttttgtcgcatataaaaccagatgcactccgccattttgaccaacctgcttggatcctatgatttacatcctgttcaatctctccattatcctgtataatgcacccaagatacttaaaacttttaacttttcgtaggatgttNNNNNNNNNNNNNNNNNNNNNNNNNNNNNNNNNNNNNNNNNNNNNNNNNNNNNNNNNNNNNNNNNNNNNNNNNNNNNNNNNNNNNNNNNNNNNNNNNNNNNNNNNNNNNNNNNNNNNNNNNNNNNNNNNNNNNNNNNNNNNNNNNNNNNNNNNNNNNNNNNNNNNNNNNNNNNNNNNNNNNNNNNNNNNNNNNNNNNNNNNNNNNNNNNNNNNNNNNNNNNNNNNNNNNNNNNNNNNNNNNNNNNNNNNNNNNNNNNNNNNNNNNNNNNNNNNNNNNNNNNNNNNNNNNNNNNNNNNNNNNNNNNNNNNNNNNNNNNNNNNNNNNNNNNNNNNNNNNNNNNNNNNNNNNNNNNNNNNNNNNNNNNNNNNNNNNNNNNNNNNNNNNNNNNNNNNNNNNNNNNNNNNNNNNNNNNNNNNNNNNNNNNNNNNNNNNNNNNNNNNNNNNNNNNNNNNNNNNNNNNNNNNNNNNNNNNNNNNNNNNNNNNNNNNNNNNNNNNNNNNNNNNNNNNNNNNNNNNNNNNNNNNNNNNNNNNNNNNNNNNNNNNNNNNNNNNNNNNNNNNNNNNNNNNNNNNNNNNNNNNNNNNNNNNNNNNNNNNNNNNNNNNNNNNNNNNNNNNNNNNNNNNNNNNNNNNNNNNNNNNNNNNNNNNNNNNNNNNNNNNNNNNNNNNNNNNNNNNNNNNNNNNNNNNNNNNNNNNNNNNNNNNNNNNNNNNNNNNNNNNNNNNNNNNNNNNNNNNNNNNNNNNNNNNNNNNNNNNNNNNNNNNNNNNNNNNNNNNNNNNNNNNNNNNNNNNNNNNNNNNNNNNNNNNNNNNNNNNNNNNNNNNNNNNNNNNNNNNNNNNNNNNNNNNNNNNNNNNNNNNNNNNNNNNNNNNNNNNNNNNNNNNNNNNNNNNNNNNNNNNNNNNNNNNNNNNNNNNNNNNNNNNNNNNNNNNNNNNNNNNNNNNNNNNNNNNNNNNNNNNNNNNNNNNNNNNNNNNNNNNNNNNNNNNNNNNNNNNNNNNNNNNNNNNNNNNNNNNNNNNNNNNNNNNNNNNNNNNNNNNNNNNNNNNNNNNNNNNNNNNNNNNNNNNNNNNNNNNNNNNNNNNNNNNNNNNNNNNNNNNNNNNNNNNNNNNNNNNNNNNNNNNNNNNNNNNNNNNNNNNNNNNNNNNNNNNNNNNNNNNNNNNNNNNNNNNNNNNNNNNNNNNNNNNNNNNNNNNNNNNNNNNNNNNNNNNNNNNNNNNNNNNNNNNNNNNNNNNNNNNNNNNNNNNNNNNNNNNNNNNNNNNNNNNNNNNNNNNNNNNNNNNNNNNNNNNNNNNNNNNNNNNNNNNNNNNNNNNNNNNNNNNNNNNNNNNNNNNNNNNNNNNNNNNNNNNNNNNNNNNNNNNNNNNNNNNNNNNNNNNNNNNNNNNNNNNNNNNNNNNNNNNNNNNNNNNNNNNNNNNNNNNNNNNNNNNNNNNNNNNNNNNNNNNNNNNNNNNNNNNNNNNNNNNNNNNNNNNNNNNNNNNNNNNNNNNNNNNNNNNNNNNNNNNNNNNNNNNNNNNNNNNNNNNNNNNNNNNNNNNNNNNNNNNNNNNNNNNNNNNNNNNNNNNNNNNNNNNNNNNNNNNNNNNNNNNNNNNNNNNNNNNNNNNNNNNNNNNNNNNNNNNNNNNNNNNNNNNNNNNNNNNNNNNNNNNNNNNNNNNNNNNNtctcccaccctcttgacatccactacgtccttcttccactgcttatccacaattattccaacctcattcctattcttcacctttcctgtataccaaagtttgaaaccagaagaatccaactccctagcctttgcaccaacccatttcgtttcttgtaggcacataatgttaatcttcctccttgtcatggtatccaccacctccatggactttcctgttagagtgcctatgttccatgtcccaaatctcaaccttttgtcgcttcgacctttaccttttcctttgtgaactagcttatttaccctcgtccgttcacgaaaacgcgagaacccttactcatttaacactacatccgggcaccgatgcagcggctcttgctttgacaccgtactcgagccatacggcgCGTTACTTCCGGGtaacgacctagctttagcgcaataatgtctttgattcatgtcatggggggttcggctatatttttacgttggttgccgaagacctaacacaaccctcctcctttatccgggcttgggaccggctatgtaccgcaagtgtaacataggcggagttcGATAACAGAagagcaaagaaagaaagaaagagatctggatgaaaaagagaaagtggATCTAGAACACAGGACAAGAAAACGAAATGAAACTAAATCCAACGCTATTGTGTCTTTCTctcccttctcttctcttcttctcctaaCACCATGGTTCTGAAAACTAAACCGGACCGCCCGGTTAGACTGGTCCAATCATAAACCGTTGGCATCAATGGTTTGGTTCATCACCTGAAACCGTTCTATTGAAAACCAGATGTCAATTGTTGAACTGGCTAGGAACCGGCCGGTCGAACCGGAACTGTCAATTGGGAAGAAAGATGGCAGCCTTGTGTCCCCGCTCCCCAGCCCCTTCCTTCAGATTTGAGATATCAGAAATCAACAAATATGAGCTGCCCGCATCCCTAGCCTCCACCACCGCTGTCGCAAGGAGTGAGCCATTGCCGCCGTCCGTCGCACTCGGGCTTCTCTCTTCGTCCTGTTGGCGTTCTCCAAGTCTCCAACCTCTGTTTGCTCTCAGACTCACCAATCGCAGGCGCGCAGCTTCTTCCTCGAGTGTCCGTCGTCTTTGTCTTTTCAGAATCTTATTGGCAGATAAACAATAAATGGTGACTTCACATAAATGAAAAATTCATAATGATATTCGATCCAATTTAGACGGTTTAAAAGAAGATACGTATGATATTCAAAACTATCAAAATTAGATTGAATATCATTATAAATTTTTTCCTTCATGTGAAGctactatatattatatatcaacCAATAAGATTCTgatttctcttttatgtttCTCCTCCATCTAATTCCTTAAATTGTATTCATAACTATCTGGAATGACTCTTTTATTAAAGAAATGGAGAAAATGCATCTTCAAGTATTTTTCACTGTTACAATACACTATTTTTCGTATTAACTATTCATAGTATTGAGGTCATCGTCTTCTCTAAAATGAATAACATTCGCATCATATGAAAAGAGCAGAGAATCATGACAACCCGTACCACCACCGCCACTCTTATTCCAGGAGACATTTTCTTATCCGtatactaataataaaatagacctAACTCACATGATCTTAAGCATGAATGGCTTTTTCTTCATAACTCAAAAAATACTTATAAACATTATAACACA
This portion of the Arachis duranensis cultivar V14167 chromosome 6, aradu.V14167.gnm2.J7QH, whole genome shotgun sequence genome encodes:
- the LOC127748359 gene encoding uncharacterized protein LOC127748359, yielding MQHPRLLSSKPPGVILDCYSFTSASLCRSLFCSASPLSAYLCKILKRQRRRTLEEEAARLRLVSLRANRGWRLGERQQDEERSPSATDGGNGSLLATAVVEARDAGSSYLLISDISNLKEGAGERGHKAAIFLPN